Proteins found in one Streptomyces sp. NBC_00461 genomic segment:
- a CDS encoding bifunctional DNA primase/polymerase, with protein sequence MSEHQCTALRLAASGVPPLPLRAGKLPFGNCPACARNACGGRPNMKTPGPCTCPAPCHGWAAATTDPHVINSQTWARAWREAAAVAYHPGGAGLTVVDLDNAEAISWARASLPATRIVLTTRGEHWIYQGTMPSSNAVRPGVDIKSLTQYARWLGPGTGTTAPLPDTVRALAVKEPSTARRAPQRLTMPLRGGQGECRHRTPAYLDRGIAMAEQRITEARSGVHSTVYRTFLAVLSTHGRCGCLTDAHIARLFTAAQTKGESPRHCTDAWTNARTALGM encoded by the coding sequence ATGAGTGAGCACCAGTGCACCGCGCTGCGGCTCGCAGCCTCCGGGGTCCCGCCCCTGCCCCTTCGGGCGGGGAAGCTGCCGTTCGGGAACTGCCCGGCATGCGCCCGCAACGCGTGCGGCGGCCGGCCGAACATGAAGACCCCCGGCCCCTGCACCTGCCCGGCGCCCTGCCACGGATGGGCCGCCGCCACCACCGACCCACACGTCATCAACTCGCAGACGTGGGCTCGCGCGTGGCGGGAAGCGGCAGCGGTCGCCTACCACCCCGGCGGCGCCGGCCTCACCGTCGTCGACCTCGACAACGCGGAAGCCATCTCATGGGCCCGTGCGAGCCTGCCCGCCACCCGGATCGTGCTCACCACCCGGGGTGAGCACTGGATCTACCAGGGCACCATGCCGTCATCAAACGCGGTCCGACCCGGCGTCGACATCAAGTCCCTTACGCAGTACGCCCGTTGGCTCGGTCCCGGCACCGGCACAACGGCCCCTCTCCCGGACACCGTGCGCGCCCTGGCAGTAAAGGAGCCCTCCACGGCTCGCAGGGCGCCACAGAGGCTCACAATGCCCCTCAGGGGCGGACAGGGCGAGTGCCGCCACCGCACGCCCGCCTACCTGGACCGTGGCATCGCCATGGCGGAGCAGCGCATCACCGAAGCCCGCAGCGGCGTGCACAGCACCGTCTACCGCACCTTCCTGGCCGTGCTCTCCACGCATGGCCGGTGCGGCTGCCTCACCGACGCCCACATCGCGCGGCTGTTCACCGCCGCGCAGACCAAGGGCGAATCACCCCGGCACTGCACCGACGCGTGGACCAACGCCCGCACCGCACTGGGGATGTGA
- a CDS encoding ATP-binding protein, producing the protein MSEDEKTPARQIITDYAQAHFRYFRTIDGTVYAQRNGHPVARPIRSQGTTGSHRQELMVGLYKDGVGVFNGTALKEALDLIEALALTEDVQPTHIRVAPGFDSATWLDLGRNDGKSVRIHPTGWDILTPDPQEVCWRRTQLTGELPLPAKDTNGKGIDLLLRLCNFAGAETECLAIAWLIGCLEPSVPVPAPFLTGPQGAGKSTGGRMLVRIIEGMSGDLRRAPKDEENMITAVAAGWVTALDNLSHLPPDLSDLMCCIVTGAESIKRALFTDGDVVRSRYRRPMLLTGIDVGVIRPDLAERLLPLRLVRPRVRRTEAELWAEYAEILPVVLGSLLDLTVKVRAAQADTPTDLRMADFAHLCAQLDAATGFSSLAAYRASLDDLNDDVIEGDLLAQTVLKHAAGLDAGAEVRMASSEWLHCLTTLYSGEECRPLPKGWPTTGKVLSDRLKRLQPTLAARGVLVDWGRTSAARYIEMTRAAALALTQQEAAF; encoded by the coding sequence GTGTCCGAGGACGAGAAGACTCCGGCCCGCCAGATCATCACCGACTACGCGCAAGCGCACTTCCGGTACTTCCGCACCATCGACGGCACCGTGTACGCGCAGCGCAACGGCCACCCCGTGGCCCGGCCCATCCGCTCCCAGGGCACCACCGGCAGCCACCGCCAGGAACTCATGGTCGGCCTCTACAAGGACGGGGTCGGCGTGTTCAACGGCACGGCACTCAAGGAGGCACTGGACTTGATCGAAGCACTCGCGCTGACCGAGGACGTACAGCCCACCCACATCCGCGTCGCGCCCGGATTCGACAGCGCGACCTGGCTCGACCTTGGCCGCAACGACGGCAAGTCCGTCCGCATCCACCCCACAGGCTGGGACATCCTCACCCCCGACCCGCAGGAAGTCTGCTGGAGGCGCACCCAGCTCACCGGGGAACTCCCCCTGCCCGCCAAAGACACCAACGGCAAGGGCATCGACCTCCTGCTCCGCTTGTGCAACTTCGCCGGCGCCGAGACCGAATGCCTGGCCATCGCCTGGCTGATCGGCTGCCTGGAACCCTCCGTGCCCGTTCCCGCACCGTTCCTCACCGGCCCCCAGGGGGCGGGCAAGTCCACCGGCGGCCGGATGCTCGTGCGGATCATCGAAGGGATGAGCGGCGACCTGCGCCGGGCCCCGAAGGACGAGGAGAACATGATCACGGCCGTTGCCGCCGGATGGGTCACCGCCCTGGACAACCTCTCCCACCTGCCCCCGGACCTGTCCGACCTCATGTGCTGCATCGTGACCGGTGCCGAGAGCATCAAGCGCGCGCTCTTCACCGATGGTGACGTCGTCCGCTCCCGCTACCGGCGCCCCATGCTGCTGACCGGTATCGACGTCGGCGTCATCCGGCCCGACCTCGCCGAACGCCTCCTCCCGCTGCGTCTCGTGCGGCCCCGGGTGCGGCGCACCGAGGCAGAGCTGTGGGCGGAGTACGCGGAGATCCTGCCGGTCGTTCTCGGCTCCCTGCTGGATCTGACGGTGAAGGTGCGGGCCGCTCAGGCGGACACCCCCACCGACCTGCGGATGGCCGACTTCGCCCACCTGTGCGCACAACTCGATGCGGCTACCGGCTTCAGCTCGCTGGCCGCGTACCGGGCCAGCCTCGACGACCTCAACGACGACGTCATCGAAGGTGACCTGCTGGCTCAGACCGTCTTGAAGCACGCGGCCGGGCTCGATGCGGGCGCGGAAGTCCGTATGGCGTCCTCGGAGTGGCTGCACTGCCTCACCACCCTCTACAGCGGTGAGGAGTGCCGTCCCCTGCCCAAGGGCTGGCCGACCACCGGGAAAGTTCTCTCCGACCGTCTCAAGCGGCTGCAACCGACCCTTGCCGCACGCGGCGTGCTCGTCGACTGGGGGCGCACCAGTGCCGCCCGCTACATCGAGATGACCCGGGCCGCCGCGCTCGCCCTCACCCAGCAGGAAGCGGCGTTCTGA
- a CDS encoding helix-turn-helix transcriptional regulator, whose translation MATEEPTDPRALLRGGLPDRYLTPEDLVTMFSLPSVETVYQWRRKRIGPTGFRVGRYLRFNPAAVQAWETERTVLEDAA comes from the coding sequence ATGGCCACGGAAGAGCCGACCGACCCGCGCGCCCTCCTGCGCGGCGGACTCCCGGACCGCTACCTCACCCCCGAAGACCTGGTCACCATGTTCAGCCTCCCCAGCGTCGAAACCGTCTACCAGTGGCGACGCAAGCGCATCGGCCCGACCGGCTTCCGCGTCGGCCGCTACCTCCGCTTCAACCCTGCCGCCGTACAGGCGTGGGAGACCGAACGCACCGTCCTCGAAGACGCCGCCTGA
- a CDS encoding tyrosine-type recombinase/integrase, translated as MAGHIQDRWFKTETNAAGRTVRVKTDRHGIGLRYRARYVGPDGTEKSKSYPDGQKRLAEKWLTRIEADMDAGQYIDPKAGKITFREYAEKWLGGLTTDPVSQEVVDRRIRLHAIPHLGSRPMGSFKPEHMRTWLNRLNSAVPNGTYRRAIYDSVSSVFNAAVDDGVIKSNPCHAQSVKPPVPEDRLVVPWTKERVLNVREGLPARYAATVDAGAGCGLRQGEILGLAVDNLDFDTGWVHVRQQVKRVGGNLVFAPPKRGKLRDTPLSPVVAAGLREHMAQFPPTAVTLPWKTPDGSPVTLKLVFTNGVGNAIRRSYFDDFVWKLALARAGVIPPKEPGQRYAAAPDDGMHALRHFYASVVLETGGSIKALSTYLGHSDPGFTLRIYTHLMPSSDEKARAAVSSVFQRVSPVRELPAAA; from the coding sequence ATGGCAGGCCACATCCAAGACCGCTGGTTCAAGACCGAGACCAACGCCGCAGGCAGAACGGTTCGCGTCAAAACCGACCGCCACGGCATCGGCCTGCGCTACCGGGCTCGCTACGTCGGCCCGGACGGCACCGAGAAGTCCAAGAGCTACCCCGACGGACAGAAGCGCCTCGCCGAGAAGTGGCTGACGCGGATCGAAGCGGACATGGACGCAGGTCAGTACATCGATCCGAAAGCCGGGAAGATCACGTTTCGCGAGTACGCCGAAAAGTGGTTGGGCGGGCTGACCACGGACCCGGTAAGTCAGGAAGTCGTGGACAGGCGGATTCGCCTGCACGCGATCCCTCACCTGGGATCGCGCCCGATGGGGTCGTTCAAGCCCGAGCACATGCGTACGTGGTTGAACCGCCTCAACTCCGCAGTGCCCAACGGCACGTACCGCCGTGCGATCTACGACTCTGTGTCGTCTGTCTTCAACGCTGCGGTGGACGATGGCGTGATCAAGTCAAACCCCTGTCATGCACAGTCCGTCAAGCCTCCGGTCCCCGAGGACCGGCTCGTCGTCCCGTGGACCAAGGAGCGCGTACTTAACGTGCGCGAGGGGCTGCCCGCTCGGTACGCGGCCACCGTGGACGCCGGCGCGGGCTGCGGGCTCCGACAGGGGGAGATTCTCGGGCTTGCCGTGGACAACCTCGACTTCGACACGGGTTGGGTGCACGTGCGCCAACAGGTCAAGCGGGTGGGTGGCAACCTGGTCTTCGCCCCGCCCAAGCGTGGCAAGCTGCGGGACACGCCGCTCAGCCCAGTGGTGGCGGCGGGGCTGCGTGAGCACATGGCACAGTTCCCGCCCACCGCAGTCACGTTGCCCTGGAAGACTCCGGACGGGTCGCCGGTCACGCTAAAGCTCGTCTTCACTAACGGCGTGGGCAATGCCATCAGGCGCAGCTACTTCGACGACTTCGTGTGGAAACTCGCTCTCGCCCGCGCTGGCGTCATCCCGCCGAAGGAGCCGGGCCAGCGCTACGCTGCCGCTCCGGACGACGGCATGCACGCACTGAGGCACTTCTACGCCTCAGTCGTCCTGGAGACTGGAGGGAGCATCAAGGCCCTGAGCACATACCTGGGACACTCCGACCCGGGATTCACGCTGCGGATCTACACGCACTTGATGCCGAGCAGTGACGAGAAGGCACGGGCGGCCGTATCCTCCGTGTTCCAGCGCGTCAGCCCAGTGCGAGAGCTTCCGGCAGCGGCCTGA
- a CDS encoding VOC family protein, with protein sequence MAIQRMDNVGIVVEDMDAAVAFFVELGMELEGRGEVEGPFADQCTGLDGVRCDIAMMRTPDGHSRLELAKYRSPEVISAGPRNRPHNILGTHRVMFAVDDIEDTVARLRPHGAELVGEIARFEDVYLLCYLRGPEGIIVGLAEQLR encoded by the coding sequence ATGGCGATTCAGCGGATGGACAACGTCGGCATCGTCGTCGAGGACATGGATGCCGCCGTCGCGTTCTTCGTGGAACTCGGTATGGAGCTGGAGGGCAGGGGGGAGGTCGAGGGCCCCTTCGCCGACCAGTGCACCGGACTCGACGGCGTCCGCTGTGACATCGCGATGATGCGGACCCCGGACGGTCACAGCCGGCTGGAGCTGGCGAAGTACCGCAGCCCCGAGGTGATCAGCGCCGGGCCGCGCAACCGGCCGCACAACATTCTGGGCACGCACCGCGTCATGTTCGCCGTCGACGACATCGAGGACACCGTTGCCCGCCTGCGCCCGCACGGCGCCGAACTCGTCGGCGAGATCGCCCGGTTCGAGGACGTCTATCTGCTCTGCTACCTCCGCGGCCCGGAGGGCATCATCGTCGGACTGGCCGAGCAACTGCGCTGA
- a CDS encoding phosphotransferase family protein — MRVGDTVRRPSTASSTFVGALLTHLERYGFEGAPRYLGTDEKGRDILTYISGWVPPTFRRWSDGQVGAAGALLRGLHEATRTSDLTRTSNNLTRTSDNLTRTSDLTDTSDLTGTDLVVCHHDPGPNNVVFRDDLPVAFIDFDTAAPGDPLEDLGYMAWTWCVSSRPDRGPVTAQAAQVRLLADAYGLAPHRRPDLIDAMMDRQACNARWWHGYLGRPGPRGTGEDEILARIAWSRREHDHTAAHRAEFAAALR, encoded by the coding sequence GTGCGGGTCGGGGACACCGTGCGCCGGCCCTCGACGGCGTCCTCCACCTTCGTGGGCGCCCTTCTCACCCATCTTGAGCGGTACGGGTTCGAGGGCGCACCCCGCTACCTCGGCACCGACGAGAAGGGGCGGGACATCCTCACGTACATTTCCGGATGGGTGCCGCCCACGTTCCGGCGCTGGTCGGATGGGCAGGTCGGGGCGGCCGGCGCGCTGCTGCGGGGGTTGCACGAGGCCACCCGCACCAGCGACCTCACGCGCACCAGTAACAACCTCACGCGCACCAGTGACAACCTCACTCGCACCAGCGATCTCACTGACACCAGCGACCTCACCGGCACGGACCTTGTCGTGTGCCACCACGACCCCGGCCCCAACAACGTCGTCTTCCGCGACGACCTGCCCGTCGCATTCATCGACTTCGACACCGCGGCACCCGGTGACCCGCTCGAAGACCTCGGCTACATGGCCTGGACGTGGTGCGTCTCGTCCCGGCCCGACAGAGGCCCCGTCACCGCCCAAGCAGCCCAGGTCCGGCTGCTGGCCGACGCCTACGGTCTGGCTCCGCACCGGCGCCCGGACCTGATCGACGCGATGATGGACCGTCAGGCATGCAACGCCCGCTGGTGGCACGGATACCTCGGCCGACCGGGACCGCGCGGTACGGGCGAGGACGAGATCCTCGCTCGTATCGCCTGGTCCAGGCGCGAACACGACCACACCGCCGCGCACCGCGCAGAGTTCGCCGCGGCCCTGCGCTGA
- a CDS encoding Cys-Gln thioester bond-forming surface protein has product MFSSFSALSVRKRGAARLAAATLVSGLVAMGVLAGAGAATAEETTQSQGGATATIGGLKTYGAAVIHEDTGDQQVSAGLFEMSVDGGGTLQTYCVDIHHPTQRDAKYQETAWSGTSLGANKDAGKIRWILQNSYPQVNDLAALAAKAGVRGLTEQDAAAGTQVAIWRYSDAAAVDAVDPQAEKLADYLQKSAVDLVEPQASLTLDPPAVSGRPGELLGPVTVHTNAAGVAVTPPADAATSGVRIVGKDGKPLTSAVNGSQIFFDVPEDAADGTAVASSSAGGSAEITVQASTTVPVGRAFASETRSQTQILAGSSESTVSAQAGATWAEKGPIPALSAAKNCAKGGVDIAAANQGDEAFTFELMGTEYSIPAGQSRTVTIPLQEDQAYDFTIKAPGALEKRFTGILDCRTQGSAGGDATQILSEPSPATVGGTADDTNLAATGGSSATPLIVGVAIALVVIGGAALVLVGKKETPTQQ; this is encoded by the coding sequence GTGTTTTCTTCTTTCTCCGCGCTGTCCGTACGCAAGCGAGGCGCCGCCCGCCTCGCCGCTGCGACGTTGGTGTCCGGTCTCGTGGCGATGGGCGTGCTCGCCGGAGCTGGTGCGGCCACCGCAGAGGAGACGACTCAGAGCCAGGGCGGGGCGACCGCCACCATAGGCGGCCTCAAGACCTACGGCGCCGCCGTGATCCACGAGGACACCGGCGACCAGCAGGTCTCGGCAGGCCTGTTCGAGATGTCCGTCGACGGCGGCGGCACCCTGCAGACGTACTGCGTCGACATCCACCACCCCACACAGCGGGACGCCAAGTACCAGGAGACCGCCTGGAGCGGGACCTCGCTGGGTGCGAACAAGGACGCCGGCAAGATCCGTTGGATCCTGCAGAACTCCTACCCGCAGGTCAACGACCTCGCTGCGCTCGCAGCGAAGGCCGGTGTCCGGGGCCTGACCGAACAGGACGCGGCGGCCGGCACCCAGGTGGCCATCTGGCGCTACTCGGACGCGGCTGCCGTCGACGCCGTCGACCCGCAGGCCGAGAAGCTCGCGGACTATCTCCAGAAGAGCGCCGTCGACCTGGTGGAACCGCAGGCGTCGCTGACGCTCGACCCGCCCGCGGTCTCCGGCCGTCCCGGCGAGCTGCTCGGCCCGGTGACCGTGCACACCAACGCGGCGGGCGTGGCCGTCACGCCGCCGGCGGACGCGGCGACCAGTGGGGTGCGGATCGTCGGCAAGGACGGCAAGCCGCTCACATCCGCGGTGAACGGCAGCCAGATCTTCTTCGACGTTCCCGAGGACGCCGCCGACGGCACCGCCGTGGCGTCGAGCAGTGCGGGAGGGTCGGCCGAGATCACCGTGCAGGCCTCGACCACCGTCCCGGTGGGCCGGGCCTTCGCCTCCGAGACTCGCAGCCAGACGCAGATCCTGGCGGGGTCCAGCGAGTCGACGGTCTCGGCGCAGGCCGGCGCGACCTGGGCCGAGAAGGGGCCGATACCAGCACTGTCCGCGGCGAAGAACTGCGCCAAGGGCGGCGTGGACATCGCCGCTGCCAACCAGGGCGACGAGGCGTTCACCTTCGAGCTGATGGGGACCGAGTACAGCATCCCCGCGGGCCAGTCCCGCACGGTGACGATCCCGCTGCAGGAAGACCAGGCGTACGACTTCACGATCAAGGCGCCGGGCGCACTCGAGAAGCGGTTCACCGGCATCCTCGACTGCAGGACACAGGGCAGCGCCGGCGGCGACGCGACCCAGATCCTCAGTGAGCCGAGCCCCGCGACGGTGGGCGGCACGGCGGACGACACCAACCTCGCCGCGACCGGCGGCTCCAGCGCGACCCCGCTGATCGTGGGCGTTGCCATCGCGCTGGTCGTGATCGGAGGCGCGGCACTGGTGCTCGTAGGAAAGAAGGAGACGCCGACGCAGCAGTGA
- a CDS encoding single-stranded DNA-binding protein, whose protein sequence is MNETTICAVGNVATQPVFRELASGPSARFRLAVTARYLDREKNEWTDGHTSFFTVWANRQLALNVSSSLNVGDPVIVQGRLKVRSETREGQNRTSADLDAVSIGHDLSRGTSAFRRTGRPETGTGMGMGAGMGTGTGTTASAPHRPEPNWETQPGDSGSVPAQPEAVPAAVT, encoded by the coding sequence ATGAACGAGACGACCATCTGTGCCGTGGGGAACGTGGCGACGCAGCCGGTGTTCCGGGAGCTGGCGTCGGGACCTTCGGCGCGGTTCCGGCTGGCGGTGACCGCGCGCTATCTGGACCGGGAGAAGAACGAGTGGACCGACGGTCACACCAGCTTCTTCACGGTGTGGGCGAACCGCCAGCTGGCCCTGAACGTGTCGTCGTCGCTCAATGTGGGCGACCCCGTCATCGTGCAGGGCAGGCTCAAGGTCCGTTCGGAGACGCGCGAGGGGCAGAACCGGACCTCGGCGGATCTCGACGCGGTGTCGATCGGCCACGACCTGTCGCGGGGGACGTCGGCCTTCCGGCGCACTGGCAGGCCGGAAACAGGGACGGGGATGGGGATGGGCGCAGGGATGGGGACGGGGACGGGTACGACAGCCTCGGCACCGCATCGGCCCGAGCCCAACTGGGAGACGCAGCCGGGGGACTCCGGGTCCGTACCGGCCCAACCCGAGGCGGTACCCGCTGCGGTGACGTGA